A single Glycine soja cultivar W05 chromosome 14, ASM419377v2, whole genome shotgun sequence DNA region contains:
- the LOC114384386 gene encoding uncharacterized protein LOC114384386 — MQNGINRQLSLKEKLKSSLCCFSGSVHSDPLERGEGGFYSKLRIPKTPISPQGSTSSPSWFKIRSPTCTEYGGDPHPRVRGRSLKSRMGRKLLHHRQSQSADFSYDPSSYALNFEDDSPEEIPFRNFSSRLPPSPPSSTPPVEYSTGKEIVGYS; from the coding sequence ATGCAAAACGGGATTAACCGGCAACTATCCCTGAAGGAGAAACTGAAATCTTCGCTATGCTGTTTCTCCGGATCCGTTCACAGCGACCCATTAGAGCGCGGAGAAGGAGGGTTCTACAGCAAGCTACGCATACCAAAAACACCGATTTCTCCACAGGGGTCCACGTCATCACCGTCGTGGTTCAAGATAAGGTCACCGACGTGCACCGAGTACGGCGGTGACCCGCATCCACGTGTCAGGGGGCGGAGCCTGAAGTCGAGGATGGGCCGCAAGCTCCTCCACCACCGCCAATCCCAGTCCGCTGACTTCAGCTACGACCCTTCGAGCTACGCGCTCAATTTCGAGGACGACAGCCCCGAGGAGATTCCGTTCAGGAACTTCAGCTCGCGGTTGCCGCCGTCGCCTCCGTCGTCAACGCCGCCGGTGGAGTACTCCACCGGGAAGGAGATTGTTGGGTATAGTTGA